A window of the Lolium perenne isolate Kyuss_39 chromosome 7, Kyuss_2.0, whole genome shotgun sequence genome harbors these coding sequences:
- the LOC127317257 gene encoding putative U-box domain-containing protein 42 yields the protein MQRSGGQARKASLADSVAAVSEANMLAVATAADIDQDKFLDVGSRLQRVPPPTTMELQDSSTDAMHVVVEYLAANVDLAKDLVARCSAVAQQLMDEDLQSITEDLDNVIKNIGHELSKIPASAFGSNRSAHATAGTDRQVTGNGHHPYDQRSCDAYSETDLPIVVANEKPRRRALHDGDMPRLVDFLQGMYHESHEFGGQSFSSLPEVAEYVEPLYDSFFCPLTNKVMVDPVTTESGVAYDRRTIEEYFEKFTDDSEPVICPVTKIAMQSKTLRSNLPLKSTIAEWIMRNEATRIRIARTALSLASTEAMVLEAIHELKLLASTRRKNREQMHKIGITKFLARLLEHKDALIRCDSLELLCLLVKGDTGKEIIAKTRAVSRTIKLLSSSNPDERHAAISFLVELSKSELLLENIGSTAGSILILTTMKFNDSDDPIAAEKAGEVLTNLEKCPKNIKYMAESGYLDPLQRHLVEGAEDVQMEMVVYLGELVQKQEMTINIAGSASEILIKMVHNGNSSICKAALDVLVQISSHRPNGKTLVDAGAVPVMVEALFIRKIDDEPMGYKTEAAAVLANIVKSGMNPDVIVVNKEGHVITSKYSVYNFAHMLKSSMPDDLNLNIVHVLLALTALPKPLSTVVSVMKEQGSSQTVIEFMTSPSEALGIAATKLLIALSPHMGHTIAEKLCKAPGQLNRLIKSIGQLGRITERHAVSATLLSKLPYQHLTLNLALLQRGTVPTMLSKIEEMQRGGVRASRHAKPYLEGLVGILVRLTTTLHDPDVLLSAMDHNFTSVLTGLLVRPSGSDEVQRLAAVGLENLSHQSLILAQQLPEEQSPKKKNILRRLRTGRVYDNQKPPAHGRLCPVHRGACSPNTTFCLVESGAVECLLGVLESNENGRVVDSALGALCTLLDGDVDVVGGVAVLAEQDAARHVLRALRQHRNDEQDNGAVLRRCFWTLERFLEHGSDRCVKEVSSDRALPSVLVGAFHKGDTATKQAAESVLRRLHRIPDYSATYDSVEM from the exons atgcag AGAAGCGGAGGACAGGCCAGGAAGGCGTCGCTCGCCGACTCCGTGGCGGCGGTCTCTGAGGCCAACATGTTAGCGGTGGCGACCGCCGCTGACATCGACCAAGACAAGTTCTTGGACGTGGGCAGCCGTCTCCAGCGCGTGCCCCCGCCCACAACAATGGAGCTGCAGGATTCCTCGACAGATGCGATGCACGTAGTCGTCGAGTATCTGGCCGCCAACGTCGACCTCGCCAAGGACCTCGTCGCCAGGTGCAGTGCCGTCGCGCAGCAGCTCATGGACGAGGACCTCCAGAGCATAACCGAGGACCTTGACAACGTGATAAAGAACATCGGACATGAGCTCAGCAAGATACCTGCTTCAGCATTTGGGAGCAACAGGTCTGCACACGCAACAGCCGGCACAGACCGTCAAGTTACTGGAAACGGCCATCATCCTTATGATCAGCGTTCCTGTGATGCATATTCAGAGACTGATTTGCCGATAGTTGTAGCAAATGAGAAGCCCAGGAGGAGAGCGCTGCACGATGGGGACATGCCAAGGTTGGTGGACTTCCTGCAGGGAATGTATCATGAGTCCCATGAGTTCGGTGGGCAGTCGTTCAGCTCCCTCCCTGAGGTCGCAGAATATGTCGAGCCACTGTATGACTCGTTCTTCTGTCCGCTGACAAATAAGGTCATGGTCGATCCGGTGACAACGGAAAGCGGTGTGGCGTATGACAGGAGAACCATTGAGGAGTACTTTGAGAAGTTTACGGATGATTCTGAACCTGTGATCTGCCCAGTCACAAAAATTGCAATGCAAAGCAAGACACTGAGGAGTAACCTTCCGCTGAAGAGCACAATTGCGGAATGGATCATGAGGAATGAAGCAACAAGGATCAGGATCGCGCGTACTGCGCTATCACTGGCAAGCACAGAGGCTATGGTACTTGAGGCGATACATGAGCTGAAACTGCTCGCCAGTACGAGGAGGAAGAACAGAGAGCAGATGCATAAGATTGGCATCACCAAGTTCCTTGCACGGCTGTTGGAGCACAAGGATGCACTGATACGCTGCGACTCGCTAGAGCTCCTCTGCCTGTTGGTCAAGGGTGACACAGGAAAG GAAATCATAGCAAAGACCAGAGCCGTTTCAAGGACAATAAAGCTGCTTTCTAGTAGCAATCCTGATGAAAGACATGCGGCCATCTCTTTCTTGGTAGAGCTTTCAAAATCAGAGTTACTGTTAGAAAACATCGGGTCAACTGCTGGAAGCATACTAATTCTCACCACGATGAAATTCAACGACTCCGATGATCCAATTGCTGCAGAGAAGGCTGGAGAGGTTCTCACGAATCTGGAGAAATGCCCAAAAAATATCAAGTACATGGCTGAAAGTGGCTACCTAGACCCTCTTCAAAGGCATCTCGTTGAAG GAGCTGAAGATGTtcagatggagatggtggtgtacCTCGGCGAACTAGTTCAGAAGCAGGAGATGACCATCAACATCGCTGGGAGCGCATCGGAGATACTTATCAAGATGGTCCACAACGGAAACTCTAGTATCTGCAAGGCGGCACTTGATGTCCTAGTTCAAATCTCTTCTCACCGCCCCAACGGCAAGACACTCGTGGATGCAGGTGCTGTTCCGGTCATGGTCGAGGCGCTGTTCATTCGAAAGATTGACGATGAACCCATGGGGTACAAGACTGAGGCTGCAGCAGTGCTCGCCAACATTGTCAAATCCGGCATGAACCCTGACGTCATTGTTGTCAACAAGGAAGGTCATGTTATCACGTCCAAGTACTCGGTTTACAACTTTGCACACATGCTCAAGTCCTCCATGCCTGATGACCTCAACCTCAACATCGTGCACGTGCTGCTCGCACTCACTGCACTCCCGAAGCCGCTATCCACGGTGGTATCAGTCATGAAGGAGCAAGGCAGCAGCCAGACTGTGATTGAGTTCATGACTTCACCTAGCGAAGCACTTGGCATTGCCGCGACAAAGCTGCTCATTGCGTTGTCCCCACATATGGGGCACACCATTGCCGAGAAGCTCTGCAAGGCGCCTGGGCAGCTGAACAGGCTAATCAAAAGCATAGGCCAGTTGGGGCGGATCACAGAGCGGCACGCTGTTTCTGCGACACTCCTGTCAAAGCTACCCTATCAGCATCTAACACTGAACCTCGCGCTGCTGCAACGGGGCACTGTGCCGACCATGCTAAGCAAGATAGAGGAGATGCAGCGTGGTGGGGTGCGGGCGAGCCGCCATGCGAAGCCGTATTTGGAGGGTCTTGTGGGCATACTCGTCCGGCTAACGACAACATTACATGATCCCGACGTGCTCCTGTCAGCCATGGACCACAACTTCACCTCAGTGCTCACCGGTCTCCTCGTGCGGCCGTCAGGCAGTGATGAGGTGCAGCGGCTCGCAGCCGTCGGCCTCGAGAACCTCAGCCACCAGTCGTTGATCCTCGCGCAGCAACTGCCCGAAGAACAAAGCCCCAAGAAGAAGAACATCCTCAGGCGCCTGCGCACTGGCCGGGTCTATGACAACCAGAAACCACCTGCGCATGGCCGCCTCTGCCCTGTCCACCGTGGTGCGTGCTCTCCGAACACCACGTTTTGCCTGGTGGAGTCTGGCGCGGTCGAGTGCCTCCTTGGTGTCCTGGAGAGCAACGAGAACGGCCGCGTGGTCGACTCCGCGCTGGGCGCGCTCTGCACGCTCCTGGACGGCGACGTGGACGTggtgggcggcgtggccgtgcttgCTGAGCAGGACGCTGCACGGCACGTGCTGAGGGCTCTGCGGCAGCACCGCAATGACGAGCAAGACAACGGTGCGGTGCTACGACGGTGCTTCTGGACCCTGGAGAGATTCCTGGAGCACGGCAGCGACCGATGCGTCAAGGAGGTAAGCTCGGACCGCGCCCTGCCGAGCGTGCTGGTGGGCGCCTTCCACAAGGGCGACACTGCCACCAAGCAGGCCGCGGAGAGCGTGCTCCGGCGCCTGCACCGCATACCGGACTACTCCGCAACCTACGACTCCGTCGAGATGTAG